GCTCGTTGTTGCGAATCTCCCAGTGTGGGGCGCGCACTTCCAGTtggccgctgcgcaccagcATTGTGGTGTTGTTGACGCCCTTCATCAGCTCGTTCTCGCGCTCAATGACCTTCTCCAAGGACTGGCGCTCTGCAGCGTCGGTCGTTGTCGCGAGCAGCCGCTCGGCATTGGCGATGGTGCGTTGCGAcaaccgctgccgccgcgttATTTCCTCTGGCGTAAGCATGTCACCGGCATTCTCCAGCGACGCCACTTCCTCAGCCTTCATGTCCTGCTGGGCGGTGCTGACACGGCGGAACCACCGCTCCCACAGCGacgcctccttcagctgATACTCGAGGTGGTTGTTGACGTTGGGGGACGGCATGCGATTCTTGTGCGTCACCTGAGCTTCGTAGAGTATGGAGCCACCGATGCAGGCGGCTAGGATGGCGGCCGCCTTGTACGGGTGCTCGCGCGTCCACCGCGTGTAGCGGTAGAGCCAGCCGGACACCTCTTTGCCCAAGAATGGGATCGGCACCACCTTCTCGAGCAtctgcagcgacgcggcgagagagagggaaagagagggggaggggggcggcagagagggagggaatgCTAAgccaacgacaacgacacGCGCACCCAAGAGAGCAGATGGCGGTGGAGCGAGGGCCGGGGGAATGAGGGTTTATGTGAATGGCGTGAGGACAAGTGCAGGAGCTACCCGCCTTCGTGCCTGCGTGCAAAGTACTCGGAAAACAGAAGAACGGCTGACCTGGTTTGTTCGTTCACTtggggcgggagggagggcgggacAGGGCTAGGGATGACCGGGGAAGGCGTGGGGTCTTTGGTCTTGCTATATCAACCTGCCTGCGTCCCTTGAGCAAACTAGTGAACGCTGCAATTCtttctgtgtgcgcgtgcgtacgtgtgtatgtggggggggggggaggggacgtGGGTGTGCGCACCCTCACGGCAGATGATAGcaaaagaggagaagagaaagggagtGAGAAATGGATGACAGTGGTGATCActgcatgcacacgcgcgaggcacacacaagagagagggaggctCGGTGGTGCCTTACGCTAAGCTCGTTGGCGATGCGCTGGGACTTCAGGCACCTCTTCGAGCGACGTGTGCGCATGAGCAGGCGCAGGTGTACCCGGGGAGGGCCCCATTCGACCTAGTGGGCGATGAACACTACCATAGAGACGTGCGTGATGTTTAGGCTGCAGCGACCCCTCGCAGCTGTTTGGGGGGCAGTGTCCTCTGCGACTCCATCCGTGCAGATCTGCCCCGCTGCGTTACCCTTTCGCCTTGTCAACCGCCGGTGATGGGTGGTAGGTGCGCGGGAGTTACGTGTCGTCGCATGGCAGACATACCGAAATCGGCGCATGCGATATGGGCAGAGGCCCCTGTACGCACCGATACGACGGCGTAGATCGTTGTGACACGAGTGTAGGGAGTaggaggaaagaaaaagagaaccGAAGTGGGCTGCAATCAAACAACCTCCCTCGGCAGAGGCCAGGTGGCCTGCTAGTGTACATAACCGCACAGAGTATTGCAAACGACGAAGGTGAGAGAACGAGGGTGATTTTGttgtatgtgcgcgtgtgtatatatatgtgtgtgtgtgtgtgtgtatgtgcgtgggggaaggggtaaGGCCGCCGTCCCTGCCGGGTACCACCGCAATGCCTCACGAGAGAAGCAGACGTAAAGAGACGCTAGACATGGTCCATTTCCACGGAAGCGCGCAACTCACTGTGGACCCGGTCCCGCCACACGACTTCCCTTGCCTCGATGCTATGGCGAAACGACACTTCATCCTCGACTAGGTGCGCCAGACGCCGGGCGTCCCACATGTTGCGCAGCACTGCCTGTCTTGCGCCCCGCTCCTCCAGTGCGATCTCCTGGCGCTTGACAAAGTACTGCTGGTCGCAGAGAATGCGCGCacgaggggagggcggcgacggtgtggcAGCAGAAGCTGCACTCTTGTCCGCGCAAGCGGAATCCTTCACGTCACTTGTCGTTTCCACCCTTGCATAGCTGCTCGACAGCGCTTCCTCACCGTCGTGCTCACGTGCCACCAGCTGCAGTTGCTTATCGATGCGCGGGCCGAGATAACTGAGGAGGGCATCCACGCGCTTCTGAGCACGGTCCTGTTCCTCGATGCGTCTCAGCGCCAGCCTCCgctccatcgccgcctccatctgcGCCAATCGCGAAGGAGAGCGTTCACCTCCACGCGCCTGAAGATCAGCGAGGCGTTGCACCTTCCACGCGTCGAGCTTCTTGCTGAGCTGGGCGAGTTCCTGCTCCACTGTCAGAGCTACCTCCAGCGGTGCGGCAAGCGTGTCCTCCACGCTCAGCACGACTGTTTTTTCCAcgtgcacagcagctccGATACTTGCATCATCGCTGCTCGTTCtgcgcgaagcagcggtgaCCGTTTGAGGAATAGCCGTCGTGAAGTTTACCTCCGGTGGGTCTGGAGGTAGGCAGCGGTGGGTTACAAAGACGGCGTGCAGCACCGGCTCGTCGTGGCCCAGCTCAGACGCCACATAGTTGAAGGTGCGGAGTTGGTGCATGAAGGATAAAGAATCAGAGGAGCAAGCGAAGGGCGTACAGCAAAGACACCACAGCGCGCAGGTAGCTGTGACGCGTTGGCGCACAAGGAGCACACTGTCACCAGCAACCCAAAGGGGTGGCCGCGCTTGCGCTGATGTCGAGGCCGTCAGGCAGCTCAAGAGGACGCACAAGCGTGTCACAGTCACACCttccgccagcgccacccgcGTGACAttcaaacacgcacacgcacacacagcgtGACAACAGAGAAGCACAGCAAGCAGGAAGCAGTGAGGGAGGGGTATACgtgaagagagaggtggtggaggaggacaggAGTAATGGTGACAACGCCACGTACGTCACCCGTCCGGCAGGAAGACTTGCCTCCGTTAGCTACGGCATTGACAGCCTCAGCGCGCGCCACTGATGCCCCGGTACATCGAGCTGGGAAAGGTGGGCATGAACTGAGTGTTACCTCACAACTCAGAAGCCGTGCCAGGTATTTGATGTCAAAGCCGCAGTAAACATACATAAAGGCTTTCAACAACAGCAAATCCTCACAACATCCTTCGCTGCATTGATGGCTCGTAATACTTCGAGCGACTGTCGCTTGAAAAAGGATGACAGTGTTCATCCTGCCTCAAGCGGtcggctgtggcgcggaTGCCTGTCTACccaaaaagagggagagctCAAAGGCCacaaatatatatatataacgTCGAGACACCTCCACACAACCACACCCGAAGGCACACGAACGTTCAGCAATGAAAGcagagggcagcagcggatggCCCTATTCGCGAGATGACGGCAGCCAAGGCCCCGACGCAGTGCCGCAAGAGTCTGCATTCATGTTTGTCCGCACGCAGAGGGGCCTACGCAAATACGCGCGCATAAGCACGCCAGTGCGTCACTGACCGTAAATGCAGGTTTTACTCTCGAACGGCACACTTGTAAcgttgcacgcgcgcacagcgcgtGGCACTGACACTTCTTGCTCAGCGTGTGCCCTTACTCCGCCATCCAGCACGAGTTccagcaccgcccccccccacacaccgGCATGTCGCAGGCCCCACCCCGCCctgcgaagcagcagtgcacacacgcggtaCAGCAATGCGTCGGCCCAGCCATCTCAGCACCGCATCGGCCTCAAAccctcaccgccaccaccgccgcctcgcaggtcgcctcacagccgcacccacaccaTGCCCGTCGCCACGTGATGCATCCTCCTCGGAGGGGCCTCgggctccccacaccagcgggcagtgcgagggtCGGGTGGTGGGGTGCGTTCCAGCCGCGCGGACACTCGGCCCATCATGTGGAgggcacgcgtgtgcccacggccgcaggtcgctcagacgcaacgccgtccaggaccgGCTATccgacaccagcagcgacgcatcgCTCTCACCGCTCCCCAAGGTCGTAGGCAcatgaccctgtcaccaccagaggtggctccGCATTTGGCAGGGATAGAGCGGGGGGCTGCCCCGCTTCCACCCAGAGAGGGTCGGCGTGTGTACTGGGCCCTGAGCTGCCACGCACCGAGAGGCGTGCccacatatacacacacacacacacaccgtcgTTATGAGGGAGTGAGTAGGGCACGGCgaagcagagagaaggaaaaacCGAGCGCAAGGCTCATACTTGTAGGGGCTGTCAGTACAGAGAGGGCAGAGTCCACAGGCACGCGGTGTGTGTCATGTGCTTGCCGGTGTTCCCGGGACCATCCTTGAATGGtcgcgtgtgtatgtgcatgtttgtacgtgtgtgcgtatgcatCTATGTATATGTCTATGTAAAGTTGTGTTGTGAAACTGGTCTGCCATGTGATGGCGGCaacgaggaaggagagagggcggaagGCGAGTAGCACGCCGCGCTTCTTCCTCGCCATCGCCCGAGCTCACATCCGTCCAACACAGACGTGGAGGGGAGGAGTGCACATCGGCTAGTTCTCCTTGTACTTGCCATACTTCTTGAACTCCTCAATGATCGCCTTGGTGGCGGCCTTGATGTCCACAATCGGCGCGGGATACGATGTGGGATATTCCTTTGCCTTCACTTGGCCACTCCGTTTCCTCGAGTGGGTAGCAGTCGCCCTGCCCCTAGCCTTCGCACAGTACTCCTCCCAGTGGTGCACGACGCTCGGCGGCACCTTCGCCAGCTCAGGCACCCACTGAAAAATGAATTTGCAGTCCGGGTCGAAGCGCTCCGACTGGCGGAATGCGTTGAAGGTGCGAAAGTACGGCTGCGCGTCCGCACCCTGGCCCGAGGACCACAGCCAGCCACCGTTGTTGCTCGCGACGTCGTAGTCCACAGCCACCGTCGCAAACCACCGCTCACACTCGCGCCAGTCGATTCCCAGCACCTTGACGGCAAAGTTGGAGATGACTAAGCGGCAACGGTTGTGGCACCAGCCGGTGGCAGTCAGACaccgcacggcggcgtcgacaaGCGGTACACCGGTGCGCCCCTCCTTGAACGCCTCAAAGTGCTCTGCCTTCCAGCTCCACTTGTAGTTGTCGTACAACGGCTGAAACGGTGCATTCTGCTTCGGCTGCGTCGCCTTAACAATGTCCTGCTGGCCAATGAACGAGTTCAGCTGCCCTTGCAAGAGCCGTGGGCGCGTGAAGGCCAGCATCGCATAGAACTCGCGCCACACAAGTTGACGAGTGAACGCGTGCCCAGTGCCAAGCGCCTGCACGCTGGCGTGCCACACCTCCCGCGTCGACACCGTGCCGCACTTCATGTGTGGGCTGAGGTGCGAGGTGCGGTCTCCTGCGATGTCGTCGCGGACATCTGCGTACTGCTTCAGCCTCTCCACGCACGCTAATCGCTTCATCCCCTCTGTACGACCGCCGTGGTCCTGCACCTGCGGCATGTGCGTGTACACAAGCGCTGGATCCACCAGGTGATGCTCCAGGCACTTTTTCGGCTGCGAAACCAGCATCGCCTGCACCTTGCTCACATTCACCATCAGCGGTACCGCCACCTTGCGTGCATGCTCGGCCGTAAACTTGTTGTAGAACGGAGTGAAGACGCTGTACGGCTGCTCAGAGTCCTTGACCACCTCATCCAGAGGACGCAGCGAGTAGTCGTGAGGCCCTGTCACGCACACGATGCCCTGCTTGTCTGCGtagtcgcgcagcagccgatcGCGCGCGAGGGCAAAGGGGGTGTAGTCCTCGTTGAACCCAAGCACTTTCACCTCATAGCCGCTGTCTCGGATGCGCCGCAAGCAATCCTCGTCACTGCCGCGCAGGCACACCAGTCCACCGttgagctgcgccgcaccgtccAAGTCTACGAGGGACTCGCAGAAGAACTGAAAAAAGGCGTCGCCAAAGTACGCGTTCCTCTTCTTGTCACATTGAATCGGGTTGAAGAAGAacgccggcagcaccgggATGGAACGGCGCACGGCCTCGTCGCAGAGCGCCTGCAGGCCGGTGTTGTCCACCACGCGCAAGTCGCGGCGGAAGAGAAACAGCGCTacctcctcccgctccgtGTGCAACCTCttttctgccgccgccgagccggTGGACGGGGAGCAACTGCGGCCACGCTTCATCTTGGTGGACGCTCGtgcggaagcggcggcgaaggctgATGGGCGTGCACGACCTGCACGACCACGCTGCGAGATCagaagaacgagagagaCGTGCGTCTTTCCTTCGTGGTGTATGAGAGACGTTCAGGGCCGTCGTGCCTGGGATACAGGGTGGGGGTTGGGTCGGGGGCAAGCAAGAAGGTAAAGCAGCGCCCCACCGctgatttttttttgtgctaTGCAAGCTTCGCGTTCCTTTGTGCGCCGCCCTGCTTCCTGAGACGCATGTACGCGCTTGGCGTATGTATCGGTATGCGTGTGCAGATGAGCATGCGCGCCGGCACGCAAATGAGGACTGttgaggaagagaagcaacCGTCAATGAAATATGGGAAAgccgggaggaggaggaggaggggggcacgGACTAGAGATTGTACAGACAACACATCTGAGAAGGTATTTGAAGCGGTATGAAGCAGGCAAGCCGTCACTCTCGTAACGCGGTAGCACGCATCCGTCAACCGGACAACAGGGTGCACGACTGTTCGCGCCTCATGCGTCGtccgtggaggagggcggcgcgtcATCGACTGCACCTCTGCCACGCTTGACTGCAGATTCGAATCTGTGCACTTTCCGCACTGCCGAGAGGACAGAAATAAGGGCCGCCATGAGTCTGCCGCTCTGTGTGGAGTTCGTTGTTTGCTTCGTGCGGACCCTGTTATCCGTTTAAAACGTTCTTGAGCAGAGGAAGGCAGAGGGAAAAGAcggaaagggaagaggacgacggggcggcggtggcggcagcagcagcgaggtaGGGAAGGGCAACACCCGCTTCGCCTCCCTCACAAGCAAACATCACATGTCCAGAGAAggtggcgcacacacagctgaCGATATGAGTCCGACCAACAGTTTGCCGACGCCGCAACATCCGCTCCTGCTCCGTTCGCggccttccccctcccctcctcctcacatTCACGACTCGTTTCGCGCGCTGTTCGCGATGGGGATCTGTGCAGGGCGactcgcagcagctcagTGATAtcctgccggcgctgcactCACAAGCAACGATGCAGCAGGCGATGAAGCGGGTACGCATCGGCCCTGATGCCTTCGGCAGCCACCGGCGGGCCCTCTTCACAACGGTGAGCGTGACAGGCTGCGGCATTACAGCCCTCAGCTGCCGCGTGCACCTCCCCGCAGAACACGGCcaccagcacacgcaggTCCGTAAGAGGAGTGGCTGGTGTACGCGTCACCGTCGAAGCAATCGGTGTCGGCtctctgccgccgtggctggTGGAGGGTGTGGTAGGTGTGCGCAGTAGCAGCcgttgcagcagctccgcaaAGCTGCCAGATGCCCCGGGAAAGTGTTTGGGCACTCGAACAATACTGGGCGACGATTTCACGCGTAGTAGCGGTGCTGCTTCATCACCCCTGCTCGCGCACGCTAACGTGTCTTGTCCTTGTGCAAGCACCCTTGCAACCTCATCTGTCCAAGCCTGCACATCGGGCCCGCCCTCGGGAGGCAGCAACAGAACACCCAGTGTTTTGCTGTACTCTTCCATCACAACACCCTTGCGTTGTTGTAAAACGCGTAGCTCCGGAGCGCCACGGGCACCTTCGCCACGGGCGCGACGCGCATTTcgagagctgcgcaagcgcacCGGTGCTGTCGTGAGCTCCAGCTCTTGCACCTCCACAAGTGCGCCAAACAGCGGGAACAAgcgggcgagagagagaggcagcacaCCCGCTCCttcgctgcgcgccgccaacgccgaTGCCGGAACTGTGGTGCCCATGCACTCGAGGCAAAGCTGAGAAACGGTGCCCAGCCGCTCTGCAACGATGCGGGCCGCCAGTGTCCACATGCTCGCCACGGAGAAGCTGAGAACGCAACGAATAGCCTGCTTACGCTGACGGCGACTCGTGCGCGAGGGTGCAGTGCGGTCGGCAGCCGATTGTGCCGTCGCTACCGGCAGCTGGACGGTTTCAGGCGTCGTGGCTGCAGCTTTCGAGTCTGCCACGACGTCGCCCCGCTTACTAGACATCTGGGTGCTGTCATGCGCGTCGTTCACGCTGCGGCGAGCGGCGCGGAGACGACGGAGGGCACAGCGCTTCTCTGTGGTGTCGTTCAATGCAAACACCGACAACGGCGGGGTGGAACGTCCGAGTTGCTCCGGCGTCGGCTTTGGCGTAGCCTTCGACCCCCAGGCCGCTGTTGCAACCCCTTCCTCATTTTCGCCTCTTCCACTATCATCCAcagcgtgcgccgcgtgcgtggcTGGTGCGAAGCTACCGCAATCACCAGTCCCCGCCCTGTTGCCGGAGAGAGTGGTGTACCAgtagcgccgcagcgctga
The DNA window shown above is from Leishmania major strain Friedlin complete genome, chromosome 33 and carries:
- a CDS encoding putative deoxyribodipyrimidine photolyase; protein product: MKRGRSCSPSTGSAAAEKRLHTEREEVALFLFRRDLRVVDNTGLQALCDEAVRRSIPVLPAFFFNPIQCDKKRNAYFGDAFFQFFCESLVDLDGAAQLNGGLVCLRGSDEDCLRRIRDSGYEVKVLGFNEDYTPFALARDRLLRDYADKQGIVCVTGPHDYSLRPLDEVVKDSEQPYSVFTPFYNKFTAEHARKVAVPLMVNVSKVQAMLVSQPKKCLEHHLVDPALVYTHMPQVQDHGGRTEGMKRLACVERLKQYADVRDDIAGDRTSHLSPHMKCGTVSTREVWHASVQALGTGHAFTRQLVWREFYAMLAFTRPRLLQGQLNSFIGQQDIVKATQPKQNAPFQPLYDNYKWSWKAEHFEAFKEGRTGVPLVDAAVRCLTATGWCHNRCRLVISNFAVKVLGIDWRECERWFATVAVDYDVASNNGGWLWSSGQGADAQPYFRTFNAFRQSERFDPDCKFIFQWVPELAKVPPSVVHHWEEYCAKARGRATATHSRKRSGQVKAKEYPTSYPAPIVDIKAATKAIIEEFKKYGKYKEN